A stretch of Lathyrus oleraceus cultivar Zhongwan6 chromosome 6, CAAS_Psat_ZW6_1.0, whole genome shotgun sequence DNA encodes these proteins:
- the LOC127098689 gene encoding protein ALWAYS EARLY 2 isoform X3 yields the protein MAPPRKSRSVNKRFTNTNDLSPEKDGGSSSKNKHRKKKLSNKLGSQWSKEELERFYEAYRKHGKDWKKVAAAVRNRSIEMVEALYNMNRAYLSLPEGTASVVGLIAMMTDHYNVLEESDSEKESNDATGSRKPVKRRREKIQLSVSKDPVQSQSVTSSDGCLSLLKKRRIDGIQPRAVGKRTPRVPVYHSYKKDDRENYVSPNKRSLKSTADANDDEVAHVALTLTRASQRGDSPLSQTPHRRAGQKSSLVQSRERMQQISETTRAKFHNVPVDEEFVEGSLESKGAENGEYVRDTSSLIDMEGTSTAGVLLKKGKFYRKKEKVESIGNDQLDDGGEACSGTEEGLSFRSLKENNMEGTNERLGQFSPTSQRKKSQKLFFGDEIHALNALQTLADLSLMMPTSKVESESPVQLKGERMTVVKDDKSTLPEATSTSHKRNKVRLRGVSVADTSTSKKSKQGKDIANDTNALSEPKEQLPFADKTWKRKHKSTVSKAVDDGNKLAIKGKHTDQVFASPKQLKMVKPPEVVLRGDQKGLAISTAEIPLLSEISSPTKQRSRRKMIFQRPSMPKEKSSENILKNQPNNYSTQKEKLSSCLSSSLVRRWFTFEWFYSALDYPWFAKREFVEYLNHVGLGNIPRLTRVEWSVIKSSLGKPRRFSEHFLHEERQKLEQYRESVRKHYSELRTGVRDGLPTDLARPLYVGQRVIAIHPKTREIHDGSVLTVDHDKCRIQFDRPELGVVFIMDIDCMPLNPLDNMPEALRRQIGARKASFITKEPQTNGNSSFGGCEMHSSPVKVHPSSSASVKQGKADANHVTSQTNIDNLCAQAACAQPSQVMQHQAKEADIHALSELKRALDKKETVLIELRNANNGILENQNGIESLKDPEGFKKHYATVSDTMLQLRQRNTYTDNSFPPWMKPKADFEVHDDLTSVLDNSMTQESRSTVIEIVKGSRLRAHAMLDAAFQAWSQATKEGKDAITRIGQALDSIDYQQLSTKYRLPVIRSQDQVNGSFYQHNQSTCKASEPLLNDASGPKLQKDSDEVDIEIPSELITSCVATLTMIQSCTERQYPPADVARILDSAVTSLQPCDPRNLPIYREIQMCMGRIKTQILALIPT from the exons ATGGCACCACCAAGGAAGTCTAGAAGTGTGAATAAGCGGTTTACAAATACAAATGATCTTTCTCCTGAGAAAGATGGAGGTAGCTCAAGTAAAAACAAGCACAGG AAGAAGAAATTGTCTAATAAATTGGGATCTCAGTGGAGCAAGGAGGAACTTGAGCGATTCTATGAAGCATACAGAAAGCACGGGAAAGATTGGAAGAAG GTGGCTGCCGCTGTACGTAATAGATCCATTgaaatggtggaagctctttacaaTATGAATCGG GCATACCTATCTCTACCAGAGGGGACGGCTTCTGTTGTGGGCCTCATTGCAATGATGACTGATCATTATAATGTCCTG GAAGAGAGTGATAGTGAAAAGGAGAGCAATGATGCAACAGGATCTCGAAAACCCGTGAAACGAAGGCGTGAAAAAATTCAGCTTAGTGTTTCAAAGGATCCTGTCCAGTCTCAGTCTGTAACTTCCAGTGATGGTTGCCTCTCTCTACTGAAGAAAAGACGCATTGATG GTATCCAGCCTCGTGCAGTTGGGAAGAGGACACCCCGAGTTCCAGTTTACCACTCTTACAAGAAAGATGATAGGGAGAATTATGTTTCACCTAATAAAAGAAGTTTGAAGTCAACTGCTGATGCTAATGATGACGAAGTTGCACATGTAGCTTTGACATTAACCAGGGCCTCACAAAGAGGAGACTCTCCCCTTTCTCAAACACCACATAGGAGAGCAGGGCAGAAGTCCTCTCTTGTTCAGAGCCGGGAAAGAATG CAGCAAATATCAGAAACAACTCGTGCCAAGTTCCACAATGTTCCTGTGGACGAAGAGTTTGTGGAAGGTAGTCTAGAAAGCAAGGGAGCTGAAAATGGAGAATATGTTAGAGATACTAGTTCCTTGATAGATATGGAAGGAACGAGCACCGCTGGAGTTCTTCTGAAGAAAGGGAAATTTTATAGAAAAAAAGAGAAAGTGGAAAGTATTGGAAATGATCAGCTTGATGATGGAGGAGAAGCATGCAGCGGCACTGAAGAAGGACTTAGTTTTAGGTCTTTGAAGGAAAATAATATGGAGGGTACTAATGAAAGGCTTGGGCAATTCTCTCCAACCAGTCAGCGGAAAAAAAGCCAAAAGCTCTTTTTTGGAG ATGAAATCCATGCCTTGAATGCTTTGCAAACTTTGGCTGATCTATCTCTAATGATGCCGACATCTAAAGTAGAATCTG AATCACCCGTCCAGTTGAAAGGAGAAAGAATGACTGTTGTTAAAGATGATAAGTCTACTTTACCTGAAGCAACTTCAACAAGTCATAAGAGAAATAAAGTTAGACTCCGCGGGGTCTCTGTAGCCGACACTTCAACATCCAAAAAATCTAAACAAGGAAAGGATATAGCAAATGATACCAATGCTCTTTCTGAACCAAAAGAGCAGCTTCCGTTTGCTGATAAAACATGGAAAAGAAAGCACAAGTCCACTGTTTCAAAG GCTGTGGATGATGGAAACAAACTGGCGATTAAAGGAAAACACACTGATCAGGTTTTTGCCTCACCGAAACAATTGAAGATGGTCAAACCACCAGAGGTTGTCTTGCGTGGTGATCAGAAAGGTTTGGCAATATCAACCGCTGAAATTCCACTTTTGAGTGAAATTAGTTCACCAACCAAACAAAGAAGTAGACGCAAGATGATTTTTCAGAGACCATCCATGCCTAAAGAGAAGTCTTCTGAGAATATATTGAAAAACCAACCTAATAATTACTCTACCCAAAAG GAAAAACTTTCCAGTTGCTTGTCATCTTCTTTGGTTCGCAGATGGTTTACTTTTGAATGGTTTTATAGTGCACTTGATTATCCATGGTTTGCCAAAAGAGAATTTGTGGAGTACTTAAACCATGTGGGGCTGGGGAATATCCCAAGGCTAACTCGTGTTGAGTGGAGTGTCATAAAAAG TTCTCTTGGCAAACCACGCAGGTTTTCTGAACACTTTTTACATGAAGAAAGACAAAAACTTGAACAGTATCGAGAATCAGTGAGGAAACATTATTCTGAGCTGCGGACTGGTGTCAGAGACGGACTTCCAACAGACTTAGCCAGACCATTATATGTTGGACAACGAGTAATTGCCATTCACCCCAAAACAAGAGAGATTCATGATGGTAGTGTGCTTACTGTTGACCATGACAAGTGCAGGATTCAGTTCGACCGTCCTGAGTTAGGAGTTGTATTCATCATG GACATTGATTGCATGCCTCTGAATCCATTAGATAATATGCCAGAAGCTTTGAGGAGGCAAATTGGTGCCAGAAAAGCCTCTTTTATAACTAAAGAACCACAGACTAATGGAAATTCAAGTTTTGGGGGATGTGAAATGCATTCCTCACCTGTGAAGGTACACCCCTCTTCAAGTGCTTCAGTAAAGCAAGGAAAG GCGGATGCTAACCATGTCACTTCCCAGACCAATATTGATAACCTCTGCGCTCAAGCTGCTTGTGCTCAACCGTCTCAAGTGATGCAACATCAAGCTAAAGAAGCTGATATACATGCACTTTCTGAACTAAAGCGTGCTCTAGATAAAAAG GAGACGGTGCTAATAGAACTTCGAAATGCAAATAATGGCATATTGGAAAATCAAAATGGTATAGAATCTTTAAAAGATCCCGAAGGTTTCAAGAAGCATTATGCCACG GTTTCTGACACCATGCTTCAATTGAGGCAACGCAACACCTACACGGATAACTCTTTCCCACCATGGATGAAGCCCAAAGCAGATTTTGAAGTTCATGATGATCTTACTAGTGTATTGGATAATTCTATGACACAAGAGTCTAGGTCAACTGTCATTGAAATTGTTAAAGGATCCAGGCTACGGGCACATGCAATGCTGGATGCTGCATTTCAG GCATGGTCTCAAGCCACAAAGGAAGGTAAAGATGCTATTACGAGGATTGGGCAGGCACTGGATTCTATTGATTACCAGCAGTTGTCCACTAAGTACAGGTTGCCTGTGATAAGGTCCCAAGATCAAGTGAACGGCAGTTTTTATCAGCATAATCAATCGACTTGCAAAGCATCTGAGCCCTTACTTAATGATGCATCTGGTCCAAAACTGCAGAAAGATTCTGACGAAGTTGATATTGAAATACCATCAGAGCTCATCACTTCATGTGTTGCTACATTAACCATGATACAG AGTTGTACGGAACGGCAATACCCTCCAGCAGATGTGGCTCGGATATTAGATTCTGCTGTTACCAGCTTGCAACCGTGCGATCCTCGAAACCTTCCTATTTACAGAGAAATTCAAATGTGCATGGGAAGAATAAAGACCCAGATTTTAGCTCTCATCCCTACTTAG
- the LOC127098689 gene encoding protein ALWAYS EARLY 3 isoform X4, which produces MAPPRKSRSVNKRFTNTNDLSPEKDGGSSSKNKHRKKKLSNKLGSQWSKEELERFYEAYRKHGKDWKKVAAAVRNRSIEMVEALYNMNRAYLSLPEGTASVVGLIAMMTDHYNVLEESDSEKESNDATGSRKPVKRRREKIQLSVSKDPVQSQSVTSSDGCLSLLKKRRIDGIQPRAVGKRTPRVPVYHSYKKDDRENYVSPNKRSLKSTADANDDEVAHVALTLTRASQRGDSPLSQTPHRRAGQKSSLVQSRERMQQISETTRAKFHNVPVDEEFVEGSLESKGAENGEYVRDTSSLIDMEGTSTAGVLLKKGKFYRKKEKVESIGNDQLDDGGEACSGTEEGLSFRSLKENNMEGTNERLGQFSPTSQRKKSQKLFFGDEIHALNALQTLADLSLMMPTSKVESESPVQLKGERMTVVKDDKSTLPEATSTSHKRNKVRLRGVSVADTSTSKKSKQGKDIANDTNALSEPKEQLPFADKTWKRKHKSTVSKAVDDGNKLAIKGKHTDQVFASPKQLKMVKPPEVVLRGDQKGLAISTAEIPLLSEISSPTKQRSRRKMIFQRPSMPKEKSSENILKNQPNNYSTQKEKLSSCLSSSLVRRWFTFEWFYSALDYPWFAKREFVEYLNHVGLGNIPRLTRVEWSVIKSSLGKPRRFSEHFLHEERQKLEQYRESVRKHYSELRTGVRDGLPTDLARPLYVGQRVIAIHPKTREIHDGSVLTVDHDKCRIQFDRPELGVVFIMDIDCMPLNPLDNMPEALRRQIGARKASFITKEPQTNGNSSFGGCEMHSSPVKADANHVTSQTNIDNLCAQAACAQPSQVMQHQAKEADIHALSELKRALDKKETVLIELRNANNGILENQNGIESLKDPEGFKKHYATVLVELKEASGQVSDTMLQLRQRNTYTDNSFPPWMKPKADFEVHDDLTSVLDNSMTQESRSTVIEIVKGSRLRAHAMLDAAFQAWSQATKEGKDAITRIGQALDSIDYQQLSTKYRLPVIRSQDQVNGSFYQHNQSTCKASEPLLNDASGPKLQKDSDEVDIEIPSELITSCVATLTMIQSCTERQYPPADVARILDSAVTSLQPCDPRNLPIYREIQMCMGRIKTQILALIPT; this is translated from the exons ATGGCACCACCAAGGAAGTCTAGAAGTGTGAATAAGCGGTTTACAAATACAAATGATCTTTCTCCTGAGAAAGATGGAGGTAGCTCAAGTAAAAACAAGCACAGG AAGAAGAAATTGTCTAATAAATTGGGATCTCAGTGGAGCAAGGAGGAACTTGAGCGATTCTATGAAGCATACAGAAAGCACGGGAAAGATTGGAAGAAG GTGGCTGCCGCTGTACGTAATAGATCCATTgaaatggtggaagctctttacaaTATGAATCGG GCATACCTATCTCTACCAGAGGGGACGGCTTCTGTTGTGGGCCTCATTGCAATGATGACTGATCATTATAATGTCCTG GAAGAGAGTGATAGTGAAAAGGAGAGCAATGATGCAACAGGATCTCGAAAACCCGTGAAACGAAGGCGTGAAAAAATTCAGCTTAGTGTTTCAAAGGATCCTGTCCAGTCTCAGTCTGTAACTTCCAGTGATGGTTGCCTCTCTCTACTGAAGAAAAGACGCATTGATG GTATCCAGCCTCGTGCAGTTGGGAAGAGGACACCCCGAGTTCCAGTTTACCACTCTTACAAGAAAGATGATAGGGAGAATTATGTTTCACCTAATAAAAGAAGTTTGAAGTCAACTGCTGATGCTAATGATGACGAAGTTGCACATGTAGCTTTGACATTAACCAGGGCCTCACAAAGAGGAGACTCTCCCCTTTCTCAAACACCACATAGGAGAGCAGGGCAGAAGTCCTCTCTTGTTCAGAGCCGGGAAAGAATG CAGCAAATATCAGAAACAACTCGTGCCAAGTTCCACAATGTTCCTGTGGACGAAGAGTTTGTGGAAGGTAGTCTAGAAAGCAAGGGAGCTGAAAATGGAGAATATGTTAGAGATACTAGTTCCTTGATAGATATGGAAGGAACGAGCACCGCTGGAGTTCTTCTGAAGAAAGGGAAATTTTATAGAAAAAAAGAGAAAGTGGAAAGTATTGGAAATGATCAGCTTGATGATGGAGGAGAAGCATGCAGCGGCACTGAAGAAGGACTTAGTTTTAGGTCTTTGAAGGAAAATAATATGGAGGGTACTAATGAAAGGCTTGGGCAATTCTCTCCAACCAGTCAGCGGAAAAAAAGCCAAAAGCTCTTTTTTGGAG ATGAAATCCATGCCTTGAATGCTTTGCAAACTTTGGCTGATCTATCTCTAATGATGCCGACATCTAAAGTAGAATCTG AATCACCCGTCCAGTTGAAAGGAGAAAGAATGACTGTTGTTAAAGATGATAAGTCTACTTTACCTGAAGCAACTTCAACAAGTCATAAGAGAAATAAAGTTAGACTCCGCGGGGTCTCTGTAGCCGACACTTCAACATCCAAAAAATCTAAACAAGGAAAGGATATAGCAAATGATACCAATGCTCTTTCTGAACCAAAAGAGCAGCTTCCGTTTGCTGATAAAACATGGAAAAGAAAGCACAAGTCCACTGTTTCAAAG GCTGTGGATGATGGAAACAAACTGGCGATTAAAGGAAAACACACTGATCAGGTTTTTGCCTCACCGAAACAATTGAAGATGGTCAAACCACCAGAGGTTGTCTTGCGTGGTGATCAGAAAGGTTTGGCAATATCAACCGCTGAAATTCCACTTTTGAGTGAAATTAGTTCACCAACCAAACAAAGAAGTAGACGCAAGATGATTTTTCAGAGACCATCCATGCCTAAAGAGAAGTCTTCTGAGAATATATTGAAAAACCAACCTAATAATTACTCTACCCAAAAG GAAAAACTTTCCAGTTGCTTGTCATCTTCTTTGGTTCGCAGATGGTTTACTTTTGAATGGTTTTATAGTGCACTTGATTATCCATGGTTTGCCAAAAGAGAATTTGTGGAGTACTTAAACCATGTGGGGCTGGGGAATATCCCAAGGCTAACTCGTGTTGAGTGGAGTGTCATAAAAAG TTCTCTTGGCAAACCACGCAGGTTTTCTGAACACTTTTTACATGAAGAAAGACAAAAACTTGAACAGTATCGAGAATCAGTGAGGAAACATTATTCTGAGCTGCGGACTGGTGTCAGAGACGGACTTCCAACAGACTTAGCCAGACCATTATATGTTGGACAACGAGTAATTGCCATTCACCCCAAAACAAGAGAGATTCATGATGGTAGTGTGCTTACTGTTGACCATGACAAGTGCAGGATTCAGTTCGACCGTCCTGAGTTAGGAGTTGTATTCATCATG GACATTGATTGCATGCCTCTGAATCCATTAGATAATATGCCAGAAGCTTTGAGGAGGCAAATTGGTGCCAGAAAAGCCTCTTTTATAACTAAAGAACCACAGACTAATGGAAATTCAAGTTTTGGGGGATGTGAAATGCATTCCTCACCTGTGAAG GCGGATGCTAACCATGTCACTTCCCAGACCAATATTGATAACCTCTGCGCTCAAGCTGCTTGTGCTCAACCGTCTCAAGTGATGCAACATCAAGCTAAAGAAGCTGATATACATGCACTTTCTGAACTAAAGCGTGCTCTAGATAAAAAG GAGACGGTGCTAATAGAACTTCGAAATGCAAATAATGGCATATTGGAAAATCAAAATGGTATAGAATCTTTAAAAGATCCCGAAGGTTTCAAGAAGCATTATGCCACGGTACTTGTAGAGCTAAAGGAAGCCAGTGGACAG GTTTCTGACACCATGCTTCAATTGAGGCAACGCAACACCTACACGGATAACTCTTTCCCACCATGGATGAAGCCCAAAGCAGATTTTGAAGTTCATGATGATCTTACTAGTGTATTGGATAATTCTATGACACAAGAGTCTAGGTCAACTGTCATTGAAATTGTTAAAGGATCCAGGCTACGGGCACATGCAATGCTGGATGCTGCATTTCAG GCATGGTCTCAAGCCACAAAGGAAGGTAAAGATGCTATTACGAGGATTGGGCAGGCACTGGATTCTATTGATTACCAGCAGTTGTCCACTAAGTACAGGTTGCCTGTGATAAGGTCCCAAGATCAAGTGAACGGCAGTTTTTATCAGCATAATCAATCGACTTGCAAAGCATCTGAGCCCTTACTTAATGATGCATCTGGTCCAAAACTGCAGAAAGATTCTGACGAAGTTGATATTGAAATACCATCAGAGCTCATCACTTCATGTGTTGCTACATTAACCATGATACAG AGTTGTACGGAACGGCAATACCCTCCAGCAGATGTGGCTCGGATATTAGATTCTGCTGTTACCAGCTTGCAACCGTGCGATCCTCGAAACCTTCCTATTTACAGAGAAATTCAAATGTGCATGGGAAGAATAAAGACCCAGATTTTAGCTCTCATCCCTACTTAG
- the LOC127098689 gene encoding protein ALWAYS EARLY 3 isoform X2: protein MAPPRKSRSVNKRFTNTNDLSPEKDGGSSSKNKHRKKKLSNKLGSQWSKEELERFYEAYRKHGKDWKKVAAAVRNRSIEMVEALYNMNRAYLSLPEGTASVVGLIAMMTDHYNVLEESDSEKESNDATGSRKPVKRRREKIQLSVSKDPVQSQSVTSSDGCLSLLKKRRIDGIQPRAVGKRTPRVPVYHSYKKDDRENYVSPNKRSLKSTADANDDEVAHVALTLTRASQRGDSPLSQTPHRRAGQKSSLVQSRERMQISETTRAKFHNVPVDEEFVEGSLESKGAENGEYVRDTSSLIDMEGTSTAGVLLKKGKFYRKKEKVESIGNDQLDDGGEACSGTEEGLSFRSLKENNMEGTNERLGQFSPTSQRKKSQKLFFGDEIHALNALQTLADLSLMMPTSKVESESPVQLKGERMTVVKDDKSTLPEATSTSHKRNKVRLRGVSVADTSTSKKSKQGKDIANDTNALSEPKEQLPFADKTWKRKHKSTVSKAVDDGNKLAIKGKHTDQVFASPKQLKMVKPPEVVLRGDQKGLAISTAEIPLLSEISSPTKQRSRRKMIFQRPSMPKEKSSENILKNQPNNYSTQKEKLSSCLSSSLVRRWFTFEWFYSALDYPWFAKREFVEYLNHVGLGNIPRLTRVEWSVIKSSLGKPRRFSEHFLHEERQKLEQYRESVRKHYSELRTGVRDGLPTDLARPLYVGQRVIAIHPKTREIHDGSVLTVDHDKCRIQFDRPELGVVFIMDIDCMPLNPLDNMPEALRRQIGARKASFITKEPQTNGNSSFGGCEMHSSPVKVHPSSSASVKQGKADANHVTSQTNIDNLCAQAACAQPSQVMQHQAKEADIHALSELKRALDKKETVLIELRNANNGILENQNGIESLKDPEGFKKHYATVLVELKEASGQVSDTMLQLRQRNTYTDNSFPPWMKPKADFEVHDDLTSVLDNSMTQESRSTVIEIVKGSRLRAHAMLDAAFQAWSQATKEGKDAITRIGQALDSIDYQQLSTKYRLPVIRSQDQVNGSFYQHNQSTCKASEPLLNDASGPKLQKDSDEVDIEIPSELITSCVATLTMIQSCTERQYPPADVARILDSAVTSLQPCDPRNLPIYREIQMCMGRIKTQILALIPT, encoded by the exons ATGGCACCACCAAGGAAGTCTAGAAGTGTGAATAAGCGGTTTACAAATACAAATGATCTTTCTCCTGAGAAAGATGGAGGTAGCTCAAGTAAAAACAAGCACAGG AAGAAGAAATTGTCTAATAAATTGGGATCTCAGTGGAGCAAGGAGGAACTTGAGCGATTCTATGAAGCATACAGAAAGCACGGGAAAGATTGGAAGAAG GTGGCTGCCGCTGTACGTAATAGATCCATTgaaatggtggaagctctttacaaTATGAATCGG GCATACCTATCTCTACCAGAGGGGACGGCTTCTGTTGTGGGCCTCATTGCAATGATGACTGATCATTATAATGTCCTG GAAGAGAGTGATAGTGAAAAGGAGAGCAATGATGCAACAGGATCTCGAAAACCCGTGAAACGAAGGCGTGAAAAAATTCAGCTTAGTGTTTCAAAGGATCCTGTCCAGTCTCAGTCTGTAACTTCCAGTGATGGTTGCCTCTCTCTACTGAAGAAAAGACGCATTGATG GTATCCAGCCTCGTGCAGTTGGGAAGAGGACACCCCGAGTTCCAGTTTACCACTCTTACAAGAAAGATGATAGGGAGAATTATGTTTCACCTAATAAAAGAAGTTTGAAGTCAACTGCTGATGCTAATGATGACGAAGTTGCACATGTAGCTTTGACATTAACCAGGGCCTCACAAAGAGGAGACTCTCCCCTTTCTCAAACACCACATAGGAGAGCAGGGCAGAAGTCCTCTCTTGTTCAGAGCCGGGAAAGAATG CAAATATCAGAAACAACTCGTGCCAAGTTCCACAATGTTCCTGTGGACGAAGAGTTTGTGGAAGGTAGTCTAGAAAGCAAGGGAGCTGAAAATGGAGAATATGTTAGAGATACTAGTTCCTTGATAGATATGGAAGGAACGAGCACCGCTGGAGTTCTTCTGAAGAAAGGGAAATTTTATAGAAAAAAAGAGAAAGTGGAAAGTATTGGAAATGATCAGCTTGATGATGGAGGAGAAGCATGCAGCGGCACTGAAGAAGGACTTAGTTTTAGGTCTTTGAAGGAAAATAATATGGAGGGTACTAATGAAAGGCTTGGGCAATTCTCTCCAACCAGTCAGCGGAAAAAAAGCCAAAAGCTCTTTTTTGGAG ATGAAATCCATGCCTTGAATGCTTTGCAAACTTTGGCTGATCTATCTCTAATGATGCCGACATCTAAAGTAGAATCTG AATCACCCGTCCAGTTGAAAGGAGAAAGAATGACTGTTGTTAAAGATGATAAGTCTACTTTACCTGAAGCAACTTCAACAAGTCATAAGAGAAATAAAGTTAGACTCCGCGGGGTCTCTGTAGCCGACACTTCAACATCCAAAAAATCTAAACAAGGAAAGGATATAGCAAATGATACCAATGCTCTTTCTGAACCAAAAGAGCAGCTTCCGTTTGCTGATAAAACATGGAAAAGAAAGCACAAGTCCACTGTTTCAAAG GCTGTGGATGATGGAAACAAACTGGCGATTAAAGGAAAACACACTGATCAGGTTTTTGCCTCACCGAAACAATTGAAGATGGTCAAACCACCAGAGGTTGTCTTGCGTGGTGATCAGAAAGGTTTGGCAATATCAACCGCTGAAATTCCACTTTTGAGTGAAATTAGTTCACCAACCAAACAAAGAAGTAGACGCAAGATGATTTTTCAGAGACCATCCATGCCTAAAGAGAAGTCTTCTGAGAATATATTGAAAAACCAACCTAATAATTACTCTACCCAAAAG GAAAAACTTTCCAGTTGCTTGTCATCTTCTTTGGTTCGCAGATGGTTTACTTTTGAATGGTTTTATAGTGCACTTGATTATCCATGGTTTGCCAAAAGAGAATTTGTGGAGTACTTAAACCATGTGGGGCTGGGGAATATCCCAAGGCTAACTCGTGTTGAGTGGAGTGTCATAAAAAG TTCTCTTGGCAAACCACGCAGGTTTTCTGAACACTTTTTACATGAAGAAAGACAAAAACTTGAACAGTATCGAGAATCAGTGAGGAAACATTATTCTGAGCTGCGGACTGGTGTCAGAGACGGACTTCCAACAGACTTAGCCAGACCATTATATGTTGGACAACGAGTAATTGCCATTCACCCCAAAACAAGAGAGATTCATGATGGTAGTGTGCTTACTGTTGACCATGACAAGTGCAGGATTCAGTTCGACCGTCCTGAGTTAGGAGTTGTATTCATCATG GACATTGATTGCATGCCTCTGAATCCATTAGATAATATGCCAGAAGCTTTGAGGAGGCAAATTGGTGCCAGAAAAGCCTCTTTTATAACTAAAGAACCACAGACTAATGGAAATTCAAGTTTTGGGGGATGTGAAATGCATTCCTCACCTGTGAAGGTACACCCCTCTTCAAGTGCTTCAGTAAAGCAAGGAAAG GCGGATGCTAACCATGTCACTTCCCAGACCAATATTGATAACCTCTGCGCTCAAGCTGCTTGTGCTCAACCGTCTCAAGTGATGCAACATCAAGCTAAAGAAGCTGATATACATGCACTTTCTGAACTAAAGCGTGCTCTAGATAAAAAG GAGACGGTGCTAATAGAACTTCGAAATGCAAATAATGGCATATTGGAAAATCAAAATGGTATAGAATCTTTAAAAGATCCCGAAGGTTTCAAGAAGCATTATGCCACGGTACTTGTAGAGCTAAAGGAAGCCAGTGGACAG GTTTCTGACACCATGCTTCAATTGAGGCAACGCAACACCTACACGGATAACTCTTTCCCACCATGGATGAAGCCCAAAGCAGATTTTGAAGTTCATGATGATCTTACTAGTGTATTGGATAATTCTATGACACAAGAGTCTAGGTCAACTGTCATTGAAATTGTTAAAGGATCCAGGCTACGGGCACATGCAATGCTGGATGCTGCATTTCAG GCATGGTCTCAAGCCACAAAGGAAGGTAAAGATGCTATTACGAGGATTGGGCAGGCACTGGATTCTATTGATTACCAGCAGTTGTCCACTAAGTACAGGTTGCCTGTGATAAGGTCCCAAGATCAAGTGAACGGCAGTTTTTATCAGCATAATCAATCGACTTGCAAAGCATCTGAGCCCTTACTTAATGATGCATCTGGTCCAAAACTGCAGAAAGATTCTGACGAAGTTGATATTGAAATACCATCAGAGCTCATCACTTCATGTGTTGCTACATTAACCATGATACAG AGTTGTACGGAACGGCAATACCCTCCAGCAGATGTGGCTCGGATATTAGATTCTGCTGTTACCAGCTTGCAACCGTGCGATCCTCGAAACCTTCCTATTTACAGAGAAATTCAAATGTGCATGGGAAGAATAAAGACCCAGATTTTAGCTCTCATCCCTACTTAG